A genomic window from Streptomyces sp. MST-110588 includes:
- a CDS encoding serine/threonine protein kinase, protein MHVPRTDVPQRIGPYTVIVGLDDEAGATPMPEKRFIARSADGERTVLVCVPGDGADPGRFLAEAEASRHLLGAWSSPATETSGPGEAPWHARPYVPAIPLPTALAVHGGPLPERTVRALGAALVETLVVGHGQSLVHAGVAPAAVLLTADGPRLTCFGAVRAAAVDGTVRSGLPGLESGSLPPEQAAGGRPDAMGDIYALGATLAYAATGHTVPEREELPAALRAAIARCLSRDPAARPRPAELLEVFSPAQAPGSPAADAHPASRAAAVLGAGWLPARVVAALARQSAAVLAAEIPVPAEDPAAENSAPPPEDPAGQNLSPSAKSPSPTIPDSAPPAAGRPTPPGPPLPSDPPAPASPPKEPLPPASPRTVPLLPQASSPTTPPGPASPPTTPLRLAPAPRQD, encoded by the coding sequence ATGCACGTGCCACGTACGGATGTTCCGCAGCGCATCGGTCCGTACACGGTGATCGTCGGTCTGGACGACGAAGCGGGCGCCACACCCATGCCGGAGAAACGTTTCATCGCCCGTAGCGCGGACGGCGAACGTACCGTCCTGGTCTGCGTTCCGGGCGACGGGGCCGATCCCGGCCGTTTCCTGGCCGAGGCCGAGGCGTCCCGCCATCTCCTAGGCGCCTGGTCATCCCCGGCCACCGAGACCTCCGGCCCGGGCGAGGCCCCATGGCACGCCCGCCCGTACGTTCCCGCGATCCCGCTCCCCACCGCTCTCGCCGTCCACGGCGGGCCCCTCCCGGAGCGTACGGTCCGGGCGCTGGGCGCGGCCCTGGTGGAAACCCTCGTCGTGGGGCACGGGCAGTCCCTGGTCCACGCGGGCGTCGCGCCGGCCGCGGTGCTGCTCACGGCCGACGGCCCCCGGCTCACCTGCTTCGGCGCCGTACGGGCCGCGGCCGTGGACGGCACGGTGCGCTCCGGCCTGCCGGGCCTGGAATCGGGCAGTCTCCCCCCGGAACAGGCCGCCGGCGGGCGGCCCGACGCGATGGGGGACATCTACGCCCTCGGCGCGACCCTCGCCTATGCCGCGACCGGCCACACCGTCCCGGAGCGGGAGGAGCTCCCGGCCGCCCTGCGCGCCGCCATCGCACGCTGCCTGTCCCGGGACCCCGCGGCCCGTCCGCGGCCCGCCGAACTGCTGGAGGTGTTCAGCCCCGCCCAGGCACCCGGATCCCCGGCCGCCGACGCGCACCCGGCGAGCCGTGCGGCGGCCGTGCTGGGCGCCGGCTGGCTGCCCGCCCGGGTCGTCGCGGCCCTGGCCCGTCAGTCGGCCGCGGTCCTCGCCGCGGAGATCCCGGTACCGGCTGAGGACCCCGCGGCCGAGAACTCCGCACCGCCGCCCGAGGACCCCGCGGGCCAGAACCTCTCGCCTTCGGCGAAAAGCCCTTCGCCCACGATCCCCGACTCCGCGCCCCCGGCAGCCGGCCGCCCCACCCCGCCCGGCCCGCCCCTGCCGTCCGATCCGCCGGCCCCCGCCTCCCCGCCGAAGGAGCCCCTTCCCCCGGCGTCCCCCCGGACCGTCCCGCTGCTCCCGCAGGCGTCCTCGCCCACCACCCCGCCCGGCCCCGCGTCCCCGCCGACCACACCCCTGCGCCTCGCGCCCGCGCCCCGCCAGGACTGA
- a CDS encoding protein kinase: MPFPLTHDDPHGFGPYRLLARLGSGGMGTVYLGRSAGGRTVAVKTMHARIAADAEFRTRFRLESDAARVIGGRYGAQVVDADPLAETPWLATEYVLGPPLDEAVERCGPLPEPAVRALGAALCGALGQLHRSDVVHRDLKPSNIMITAHGPKVIDFGIARAIGDDHLTRTGSAVGTPAFMSPEQATGEEHTPAGDVFALAGVLVFAATGRGPFGAGQPADLLYRVRHAEPDLTGVPAALAPVLARCLAKDPSHRPTTSQLAAELHDGRGEFADHLPDALLARIAERADEVWRFVPQRRPAPEGEPARPPEPATRPVAAGPSRRALLLAGAATVLGVGAAGAGTWAWLGTRASRGPGPYRTPPPGPSAAPLPRKKLDSLWQRQAQDPGDVMMPAAPLAVGDLVALAVGSGTGAVDARSGEVRWLSTQGHTWQLASDGERLYRMTEASGARRRGHRTWPLSVSTVDLATGKEDRTLPGLPEFNGILYENQLLCAADGVLYLAAGHGDEDMDAFPPGQSWHLLAVAADSGRKLWSQPLPRRPRKSLRLYFLAATAVGNRLVLLQETNEGTVRVVARDTRTGDVRWDQPLDVAGPDFLRVPLTTDAQHLYLGSGRLQALRLSDGRQVWNSGTGRPGRVYGPPAVKDGVLYAVEKGLGLVALDAGSGKTRWTERSEDGVKAAVTDRPVVGPGHVYTKGSTLLRAADRSTGRITRVYRTTGDRFIAHERSKMVIALGGHFLAAFPLQ, encoded by the coding sequence ATGCCCTTCCCCCTCACCCACGACGACCCGCACGGGTTCGGCCCGTACCGCCTCCTGGCCCGCCTCGGCAGCGGCGGCATGGGCACCGTCTACCTGGGCCGCTCCGCCGGCGGCCGTACCGTGGCCGTCAAGACGATGCACGCCCGTATCGCCGCGGACGCCGAGTTCCGCACCCGCTTCCGCCTGGAGTCCGACGCCGCCCGCGTCATCGGCGGCCGGTACGGCGCACAGGTCGTGGACGCCGATCCGCTGGCCGAGACACCGTGGCTGGCCACCGAGTACGTCCTCGGCCCGCCGCTGGACGAGGCGGTCGAGCGCTGCGGCCCGCTCCCCGAGCCCGCGGTACGCGCGCTGGGCGCGGCCCTGTGCGGGGCGCTGGGCCAGTTGCACCGCTCGGACGTCGTCCACCGCGACCTCAAGCCGTCCAACATCATGATCACCGCGCACGGGCCGAAGGTCATCGACTTCGGCATCGCCCGTGCCATCGGCGACGACCACCTCACCCGTACGGGCTCCGCGGTCGGCACCCCGGCGTTCATGTCGCCGGAACAGGCGACCGGAGAGGAACACACCCCGGCGGGCGACGTGTTCGCGCTCGCCGGGGTACTGGTCTTCGCCGCCACCGGCCGAGGCCCCTTCGGCGCGGGGCAGCCGGCGGACCTCCTGTACCGGGTCCGCCACGCCGAGCCGGACCTCACCGGCGTCCCCGCGGCCCTCGCCCCGGTCCTGGCCCGCTGCCTGGCCAAGGACCCCTCCCACCGCCCCACCACCTCACAACTGGCGGCCGAACTCCACGACGGCCGCGGCGAGTTCGCCGACCATCTGCCGGACGCCCTGCTGGCCCGCATCGCCGAGCGCGCCGACGAGGTCTGGCGGTTCGTACCACAGCGCCGGCCGGCTCCGGAGGGCGAACCCGCCCGGCCGCCCGAGCCCGCCACCCGGCCGGTGGCCGCGGGGCCGTCCCGGCGCGCACTGCTGCTCGCGGGCGCCGCCACCGTACTCGGCGTGGGCGCGGCCGGGGCGGGCACCTGGGCCTGGCTGGGCACGCGCGCATCGCGGGGACCGGGCCCGTACCGCACACCGCCTCCCGGACCCAGTGCCGCCCCACTGCCCAGAAAGAAACTCGACTCGCTGTGGCAGCGGCAGGCCCAGGACCCCGGAGACGTCATGATGCCCGCCGCGCCCCTGGCCGTCGGTGACCTGGTCGCGCTCGCGGTGGGCAGCGGCACCGGAGCCGTCGACGCGAGGTCCGGTGAGGTCAGATGGCTGTCGACGCAAGGACATACCTGGCAGCTCGCCTCGGACGGCGAGCGGCTGTACCGGATGACGGAAGCCTCCGGCGCCCGCAGACGCGGACACCGGACCTGGCCGCTGTCCGTCTCCACCGTCGACCTGGCGACCGGCAAGGAGGACAGGACGCTGCCCGGGCTCCCGGAGTTCAACGGGATCCTCTACGAGAACCAACTGCTGTGCGCCGCCGACGGCGTGCTGTACCTGGCGGCGGGACACGGCGACGAAGACATGGACGCCTTCCCGCCGGGCCAGTCCTGGCACCTCCTGGCCGTCGCCGCCGACTCGGGCAGGAAGCTGTGGTCCCAGCCGTTGCCGCGCCGGCCGCGCAAGTCCCTGCGGCTGTACTTCCTGGCCGCCACCGCCGTCGGCAACCGCCTGGTGCTCCTCCAGGAGACCAACGAGGGCACAGTACGGGTCGTCGCGCGCGACACGCGTACGGGCGACGTCCGCTGGGACCAGCCGCTGGACGTGGCCGGGCCCGACTTCCTCCGGGTCCCGCTGACGACCGACGCCCAGCACCTCTACCTGGGCAGCGGCCGGCTCCAGGCGCTGCGGCTCAGTGACGGCAGACAGGTGTGGAACAGCGGCACCGGCCGCCCGGGGCGGGTCTACGGGCCGCCCGCCGTCAAGGACGGTGTGCTGTACGCGGTCGAAAAGGGCCTCGGACTGGTCGCTCTGGACGCCGGCAGCGGCAAGACGCGGTGGACGGAGCGGAGCGAGGACGGCGTGAAGGCGGCCGTGACCGACCGGCCCGTGGTCGGCCCCGGACACGTATACACCAAAGGCAGCACGCTGCTGCGGGCCGCCGACCGCTCCACCGGACGGATCACCCGCGTCTACAGGACCACCGGGGACCGCTTCATCGCCCACGAGCGGAGCAAGATGGTCATCGCCCTGGGAGGCCACTTCCTGGCGGCCTTCCCCTTGCAGTGA
- a CDS encoding beta-ketoacyl-ACP synthase III: protein MPETATRILALGHHQPTRVLTNDDLAGMVDTSDEWIRRRPGIATRRIADRDESVTDMATAAAAKALANAGLRPQDIGLVTVATCSAIDRCPSIAAQVAGRLGIPDAVTFDLNNGCAGFCTALATADHSVRASAARHALVIGAEKMSDVVDWTDRSTCVLLGDGAGAAVIGPAAGEQTASAGERGARGTHGQGIGPVVWGSDPTRSDAVRLLDDWHPRFAQEGQTVFRWVTAELPGIAREACRRAGITPADLAGVVTHQANLRIIEAVVRQLDLAPDAVTAQDVVDSGNTSAASVPLALSKLVERGEVPSGSPVLLLSFGGGLSWAGQVVTCP, encoded by the coding sequence GTGCCGGAAACCGCGACCCGCATCCTGGCCCTGGGGCACCACCAGCCCACCCGCGTACTGACCAACGACGACCTCGCGGGCATGGTCGACACCAGCGACGAATGGATCCGCCGACGCCCCGGGATCGCCACCCGCCGCATCGCCGACCGGGACGAGTCGGTGACCGACATGGCCACCGCCGCCGCGGCGAAAGCCCTGGCCAACGCGGGTCTGCGGCCCCAGGACATAGGGCTCGTCACCGTGGCGACCTGCTCGGCGATCGACCGCTGCCCCTCGATCGCCGCCCAGGTGGCGGGCCGTCTCGGCATCCCCGATGCCGTCACCTTCGACCTGAACAACGGCTGCGCGGGCTTCTGTACGGCGCTGGCCACCGCGGACCATTCGGTACGGGCGTCAGCCGCCCGCCATGCGCTCGTCATCGGGGCCGAGAAGATGTCGGACGTGGTGGACTGGACCGATCGCTCCACCTGCGTCCTGCTGGGCGACGGCGCGGGTGCCGCCGTGATCGGGCCGGCCGCGGGGGAGCAGACGGCGTCCGCGGGTGAGCGAGGGGCGAGGGGGACGCACGGCCAGGGGATCGGGCCGGTCGTCTGGGGCTCGGACCCCACCCGCTCCGACGCCGTACGGCTGCTCGACGACTGGCATCCGCGCTTCGCGCAGGAAGGCCAGACCGTCTTCCGCTGGGTCACCGCCGAACTCCCCGGCATCGCCCGGGAAGCCTGTCGCCGGGCCGGGATCACCCCCGCCGACCTGGCCGGGGTCGTCACCCACCAGGCCAACCTGCGCATCATCGAAGCCGTCGTACGCCAACTCGACCTGGCGCCGGACGCGGTGACGGCCCAGGACGTCGTCGACTCGGGCAACACCTCGGCCGCGTCCGTGCCGCTGGCCCTGTCCAAGCTGGTGGAGCGCGGCGAGGTGCCCTCCGGCAGCCCGGTGCTGCTGCTGAGCTTCGGCGGCGGGCTCTCCTGGGCGGGCCAAGTGGTCACCTGCCCGTGA
- a CDS encoding alpha/beta hydrolase, producing MSVTTTSVTATRPTFLLVPGAWHRPTCWAALQEALTADGRHSRTVALRSAGPQSTPTAGMYDDAEEIAAHLRRIEGPVVVVAHSYGGLPATQAVTGDSNVTHLVYLAAYMPMEGESLGAVHGQDGPAPGDEDVERTCPAVFDDPRTALYADLPEDRATHALGQLVEQSLRSFQQRVTRAAWRTVPSTYVLCERDQALPPALQEKMAARATHVERLATGHSPFLAAPAELATLLGKIASSASRAATAS from the coding sequence ATGTCCGTGACCACCACGTCCGTGACCGCGACCCGCCCGACCTTCCTCCTCGTCCCCGGCGCCTGGCACCGGCCCACGTGCTGGGCCGCTCTGCAGGAGGCCCTCACCGCCGACGGCCGGCACTCCCGTACGGTCGCCCTGCGCAGCGCCGGCCCGCAGTCCACGCCCACCGCCGGCATGTACGACGACGCCGAGGAGATAGCCGCGCATCTGCGCCGGATCGAAGGCCCCGTGGTCGTCGTCGCCCACTCCTACGGCGGCCTCCCGGCCACCCAGGCGGTCACCGGCGACTCGAACGTCACCCACCTCGTCTACCTGGCGGCCTACATGCCCATGGAGGGCGAATCCCTCGGCGCCGTCCACGGCCAGGACGGCCCCGCACCCGGGGACGAGGATGTCGAACGCACCTGCCCGGCCGTCTTCGACGACCCCCGCACGGCCCTGTACGCGGACCTCCCCGAGGACCGGGCGACGCATGCCCTCGGTCAACTCGTGGAGCAGAGCCTGCGGTCCTTCCAGCAGCGGGTGACCCGCGCGGCGTGGCGGACCGTACCTTCCACGTACGTGCTGTGCGAACGCGACCAGGCGCTCCCGCCCGCGCTCCAGGAGAAGATGGCCGCACGTGCCACGCACGTCGAGCGACTCGCCACGGGCCACTCCCCGTTCCTCGCGGCCCCCGCCGAACTGGCCACCCTCCTCGGCAAGATCGCCTCGTCCGCCTCCCGGGCCGCCACCGCTTCCTGA
- a CDS encoding PQQ-binding-like beta-propeller repeat protein encodes MAVETATGRRVWDLRNQSDGPVRPAAADGAVYLNGKTLTARRITDGKELWTLKTRSPAWGTPEIWGPPTVYGTSVCAVHGRAMGRFRSSDGAKEWKEYRGFADNTGPVVLQGGGGWAIDGTEGSEVTTIAAKDGRPVFTFPLPEAGRRWIAADGNRVFVMNGNSLYALPVF; translated from the coding sequence CTGGCCGTCGAGACGGCGACCGGCCGCCGGGTGTGGGACCTGAGGAACCAGTCCGACGGCCCGGTCCGCCCGGCCGCCGCCGACGGGGCGGTGTACCTCAACGGCAAGACCCTCACCGCCCGCCGGATCACCGACGGCAAGGAACTGTGGACGCTCAAGACCAGGTCCCCGGCCTGGGGAACCCCGGAGATCTGGGGCCCGCCGACCGTCTACGGGACATCCGTCTGTGCCGTCCACGGAAGGGCCATGGGCCGGTTCAGGTCCAGCGACGGCGCCAAGGAGTGGAAGGAGTACCGCGGCTTCGCGGACAACACCGGCCCGGTCGTCCTCCAGGGCGGCGGAGGATGGGCGATCGACGGCACGGAGGGCAGCGAGGTGACCACCATTGCCGCGAAGGACGGCCGGCCGGTCTTCACCTTCCCGCTCCCCGAGGCCGGCCGTCGCTGGATCGCGGCCGACGGCAACCGGGTCTTCGTCATGAACGGCAACTCCCTTTACGCGCTGCCGGTGTTCTGA
- a CDS encoding cytochrome P450: MSSTSATSSTGLPQPFGKAHFIDPYPTYARLRAAAPVHRIALPDGSPVWLVTREADVRAGLTDPRLSVNKAHSGTGYRGFALPPALDANLLNIDPADHLRLRRLVSQGFTPRRVEGLRRRVQEAADRLADGLAATFTAGHHADIVTDFANPLPLVVIGDLFDVPEPDRKPFSAWVSTMFAPEHPGQVPEAIDRIHRFLLALIAARRAEPGDDLLSALIAARDEGDRLSEDELLSLAFLILMAGSENAQHLISGGLLTLLRHPGQLAELRADPALLPGAVEELLRYAHPNQMAIRRFPTEPVEIGGVRIPPGETVLLCLASAHRDPDRYPDPDRFDIHRRDKAHLALGQGLHYCLGAPLARMEIAIALETLMHRFPDLELAVPASTLRWRASFRSHALRELPVTGQPRTGASR; encoded by the coding sequence ATGTCTTCCACGTCTGCCACGTCTTCCACCGGCCTTCCGCAGCCGTTCGGCAAGGCGCATTTCATCGACCCCTATCCCACGTACGCACGGCTGCGCGCCGCGGCTCCGGTGCACCGGATCGCGCTCCCCGACGGCTCCCCGGTCTGGCTCGTGACCCGGGAGGCCGACGTACGCGCGGGGCTCACCGATCCCCGGCTGTCGGTGAACAAGGCGCACTCCGGCACCGGTTACCGGGGGTTCGCCCTGCCCCCGGCCCTGGACGCCAACCTGCTCAACATCGACCCGGCCGACCATCTGCGGCTGCGTCGTCTGGTCTCGCAGGGTTTCACGCCGCGCCGGGTGGAAGGGCTGCGCCGGCGCGTACAGGAAGCGGCCGACCGCCTCGCCGACGGGCTCGCCGCCACCTTCACCGCCGGGCACCACGCCGACATCGTCACCGACTTCGCCAACCCGCTGCCGCTGGTCGTCATCGGTGACCTGTTCGACGTGCCCGAACCGGACCGCAAGCCGTTCTCCGCGTGGGTGTCCACCATGTTCGCCCCCGAGCACCCGGGGCAGGTGCCCGAGGCCATCGATCGCATCCACCGCTTCCTTCTCGCCCTGATCGCCGCGCGCCGGGCCGAGCCCGGCGACGACCTGCTCTCGGCGCTGATCGCCGCCCGCGACGAGGGTGACCGGCTCAGCGAGGACGAACTCCTCTCGCTGGCCTTCCTGATCCTCATGGCCGGCAGCGAGAACGCCCAGCACCTGATCAGCGGCGGTCTGCTCACCCTGCTCCGGCACCCCGGTCAGCTCGCCGAACTGCGTGCCGACCCCGCCCTCCTGCCGGGCGCCGTCGAGGAGCTGCTGCGCTACGCCCACCCCAACCAGATGGCCATCCGCCGCTTCCCCACCGAGCCCGTCGAGATCGGCGGCGTACGGATACCGCCCGGCGAGACGGTGCTGCTGTGCCTGGCCTCGGCCCACCGCGACCCGGACCGCTACCCCGACCCGGACCGCTTCGACATCCACCGGCGGGACAAGGCCCACCTCGCCCTCGGCCAGGGCCTGCACTACTGCCTGGGCGCGCCACTGGCCCGTATGGAGATCGCGATCGCCCTGGAGACCCTGATGCACCGCTTTCCGGACCTCGAACTCGCGGTCCCCGCCAGCACGTTGCGGTGGCGCGCCTCCTTCCGCTCGCACGCGCTGCGTGAACTGCCCGTCACCGGGCAGCCGCGAACCGGCGCCAGCCGGTAG
- a CDS encoding GNAT family N-acetyltransferase produces the protein MQHHEYVGPMALRAMQSLAVRVFPATGYRHIGDLTWNWCLSPDRGEATAPAAVWTRDGRTAAWGWLDPPDGLLLQTDPGHPELADEVLAWAVRTAGHAAARTAAHTAGGPLTVEAAGTESHLIAALDRAGCVRAADGPFMMCLGRPLTDLPDVPRLPDGYTIRVQHDRTDVAGRARAHRLAFGSTRVTTERHARMRETWPYRAEFDLVVTAPAGEVVAYCQGWYDEVNRTGAFEPVGTRPGHRRLGLARAVCTAVLHAFAAAGGRRAIVYCRGDAAYPLPRRLYISLGFTPYTRTYTYRHPGPPTG, from the coding sequence GTGCAACACCATGAGTACGTCGGGCCCATGGCGCTGCGTGCCATGCAGAGCCTGGCCGTCCGAGTCTTCCCCGCCACGGGCTACCGGCACATCGGTGACCTCACCTGGAACTGGTGCCTGTCCCCGGACCGCGGCGAGGCCACCGCCCCGGCAGCCGTCTGGACCCGTGACGGCCGGACGGCCGCCTGGGGATGGCTGGACCCGCCGGACGGCCTGCTGCTCCAGACCGACCCGGGCCACCCGGAACTGGCCGACGAGGTGCTGGCCTGGGCGGTGCGCACCGCCGGGCACGCTGCGGCGCGGACAGCGGCGCACACGGCCGGCGGTCCGCTGACCGTCGAGGCCGCCGGGACGGAGTCCCACCTGATCGCCGCCCTGGACCGGGCCGGCTGCGTACGTGCCGCCGACGGTCCTTTCATGATGTGCCTCGGCCGTCCGCTCACGGATCTGCCGGATGTCCCGCGTCTCCCCGACGGCTACACCATCCGTGTCCAGCACGACCGCACCGATGTGGCCGGCCGGGCACGGGCCCACCGCCTGGCCTTCGGCTCGACCCGGGTCACCACCGAGCGGCACGCCCGTATGCGCGAGACCTGGCCCTACCGGGCCGAGTTCGATCTCGTCGTGACCGCGCCCGCCGGTGAGGTCGTCGCGTACTGCCAGGGCTGGTACGACGAGGTCAACCGCACCGGCGCGTTCGAGCCGGTGGGGACCCGCCCCGGTCATCGCCGCCTCGGCCTGGCCCGCGCCGTGTGCACCGCCGTGCTGCACGCCTTCGCCGCCGCCGGAGGACGGCGGGCCATTGTGTACTGCCGCGGCGACGCCGCTTACCCCCTCCCGCGCCGGCTCTACATCTCCCTGGGCTTCACGCCGTACACCCGTACGTACACATATCGCCACCCCGGGCCCCCGACGGGCTGA
- a CDS encoding TetR/AcrR family transcriptional regulator, which translates to MSPRKSAAEARRTRHRIIERSVAIASVEGLEGLTIGRLATDLEMSKAGVLGHFGTKQALQLAALEEASAIFSRTVWEPAAPSAPGLTRLRAICEAWITYLERERDTFPGGCFFTTASVEFDARGGPVRDTVARLLILWRRRLIGELRRAVEAGELPPATDPEQIAYELLGIYMALNQAIQLFADPTAPDRTRRAVNRLLGDASV; encoded by the coding sequence ATGAGCCCACGCAAGTCCGCCGCCGAGGCCCGTAGAACGCGGCACCGGATCATCGAGCGCAGCGTCGCAATCGCGTCGGTGGAGGGGCTGGAGGGCCTGACCATCGGACGTCTGGCGACCGATCTGGAGATGAGCAAGGCCGGGGTGCTCGGCCACTTCGGCACCAAGCAGGCGCTCCAACTGGCCGCCCTCGAAGAAGCGTCGGCGATCTTCTCGCGGACCGTATGGGAGCCCGCCGCGCCCTCGGCGCCCGGCCTGACCCGGCTGCGAGCGATCTGCGAGGCATGGATCACCTACCTCGAACGGGAACGCGACACCTTCCCCGGCGGCTGTTTCTTCACCACCGCCTCGGTGGAGTTCGACGCGCGCGGCGGGCCCGTACGGGACACCGTCGCCCGGCTGCTCATCCTCTGGCGACGACGGCTGATCGGCGAACTGCGCCGCGCCGTCGAAGCCGGCGAGCTGCCCCCGGCGACCGACCCCGAACAGATCGCCTACGAGCTGCTCGGCATCTACATGGCACTCAACCAGGCGATCCAGCTCTTCGCCGACCCCACGGCCCCCGACCGCACCCGCCGCGCCGTGAACCGCCTGCTGGGTGACGCGTCCGTGTAA
- a CDS encoding protein kinase codes for MKPLDTGDPLRLGPYRLLGVLGEGGMGKVYLGQESTTTAAGTGAATRTATATVAAVKVLRPELVDEPGLAGRFVREAHAAQAVHSPGVARVLAAQTEGGRPWIATEFLAGPTLDQAVEAYGPLEEPAVRALAASLARTLADIHAAGLIHRDLKPSNIVLTSQGPRVIDFGIARPEHGLTLTTTGQVPVTPGYGAPEQVLGRRVAFPADVFSLGAVLVYAASGRRAYEGGHVAAVQYEVVHGDPQLDAVPEQVRQLIAPCLAKDPALRPTPAQIVTAAAPPRGAGRLWRRGPVAEEIKERESGIHQLTTQIAGTTTGRSLSRRRLLASLGAGGTVLAAGGAATAWWLHPGPPVKKPDLFAFPPAVRTPKAHVMSADDGDYIKGEPPKALWGPLKVVADDSPAPLPVRDVIVLGAPGGGIAAHNVVDGRRRWTAPAIRAAGRYLSLSDRLIAAVDARGTLRTYVASTGEPKWTAAAGADALLAADATAVYLLTKDGRLRAVGRFDARVRWTAALPAAFRGKVRPPGPRGQAGWSWRPRTATSWPSRRRPAAGCGT; via the coding sequence ATGAAACCGCTGGATACCGGAGACCCGCTGCGCCTGGGCCCCTACCGCCTGCTCGGTGTACTGGGTGAGGGCGGCATGGGCAAGGTCTACCTCGGCCAGGAAAGCACCACAACCGCCGCCGGGACGGGGGCCGCCACCAGAACCGCCACCGCAACCGTTGCCGCGGTCAAGGTGCTGCGCCCCGAACTCGTCGACGAACCCGGCCTGGCCGGACGGTTCGTACGCGAGGCACACGCGGCACAGGCCGTACACAGCCCGGGAGTGGCACGCGTCCTGGCGGCCCAGACCGAGGGCGGACGCCCGTGGATCGCGACCGAGTTCCTGGCCGGCCCGACCCTGGACCAGGCCGTCGAGGCGTACGGGCCGCTGGAGGAGCCGGCCGTACGGGCCCTGGCAGCATCCCTCGCCCGTACTCTGGCGGACATCCACGCCGCCGGGCTGATCCACCGCGACCTCAAACCGTCCAACATCGTCCTGACCTCGCAGGGCCCGCGCGTCATCGACTTCGGCATCGCCCGCCCCGAGCACGGCCTAACCCTCACCACCACCGGCCAGGTGCCCGTCACCCCGGGCTACGGGGCACCGGAACAAGTGCTGGGCCGCAGGGTCGCCTTCCCCGCGGATGTCTTCTCCCTGGGTGCGGTCCTGGTCTACGCGGCCAGTGGGCGGCGCGCGTACGAAGGCGGTCATGTGGCCGCCGTACAGTACGAGGTCGTCCACGGCGACCCGCAACTGGACGCCGTACCGGAGCAGGTGCGGCAGCTCATCGCGCCCTGCCTGGCGAAGGACCCGGCGCTTCGGCCCACTCCCGCACAGATCGTCACGGCGGCGGCACCGCCCCGTGGCGCCGGGCGCCTGTGGCGGCGCGGCCCGGTCGCCGAGGAAATCAAGGAGCGCGAGAGCGGTATCCACCAGCTCACCACGCAGATCGCGGGCACCACCACCGGACGCTCCCTGTCCCGGCGCCGGCTGCTGGCCTCACTCGGGGCGGGCGGCACGGTCCTGGCGGCCGGCGGTGCGGCGACGGCGTGGTGGCTGCATCCCGGCCCGCCGGTGAAGAAACCGGACCTTTTCGCCTTCCCGCCCGCGGTGCGCACCCCCAAGGCGCACGTCATGTCGGCGGACGACGGCGACTACATCAAGGGCGAGCCCCCCAAGGCACTCTGGGGCCCCCTGAAGGTGGTCGCCGACGACTCACCCGCGCCGCTGCCCGTACGGGACGTCATCGTCCTCGGAGCGCCGGGCGGCGGCATCGCGGCCCACAACGTCGTGGACGGCAGGCGCCGCTGGACCGCGCCCGCGATCCGCGCGGCCGGACGGTATCTCTCGCTCTCGGACCGGCTGATCGCGGCCGTCGACGCCCGGGGGACGCTGCGTACGTACGTGGCGTCCACCGGCGAACCGAAGTGGACGGCCGCCGCCGGCGCGGACGCGCTGCTGGCCGCGGACGCCACGGCGGTGTACCTCCTGACGAAGGACGGCCGGCTGCGTGCCGTCGGCCGCTTCGACGCCCGCGTCCGCTGGACGGCCGCGCTTCCCGCCGCCTTCCGGGGCAAGGTCCGGCCTCCGGGGCCACGGGGGCAGGCCGGCTGGTCCTGGCGACCTCGGACGGCGACGTCCTGGCCGTCGAGACGGCGACCGGCCGCCGGGTGTGGGACCTGA